In the Terriglobus sp. RCC_193 genome, CAGTGGAAGGGCCGAGGATGGCCCCAAGCAGGATCGTGGTGGCAAATGAGATGTCTGCCGCGAGAAAGTTCGGCACCACGGTCCGAATCCACACGCCGAGCGTGAGTGGCGTGACGACCAGCAACATTAATTGCATCCGGTCAATGGAGGTGCGGTCTGTTTCAAGCAGAAGTCTGCGAAAGACCGTGGACCGCGCCAGCGAACTGGAAACAGCAGCAGCCACACCAAGCTGGATGAGCAGCGAGATCAGGACGAGCTTGGGTTCCAGTGGATTCACGTCTTCAGCTTACCCCGACAATCGGGAATGCCCTGCATCCACATGCGGGCTTCGGCATCTATAGAATCGACACTATGCAGTACAGCCGGGTTGAAAAAGTCGCAGAAGCCGAACTTCCCACACGCTGGGGAAGCTTTCGCATCCTTGGCTTTGAGGGGCATCTTGCTCCCGATGCAACGCCGGGGCCCATGGGCAAAACCGTGGATGAAGCCGTGGTGCTGATCTATGGGGATGTGAGTACGGGATCGCCGATTGTGCGGGTGCATTCGCAATGCCTGACAGGCGATGTCTTCCATTCGCTGCGCTGCGATTGCCGCCAGCAGTTGGAACTGGCGCTGGATACCATTACGGCGCATGGTTCGGGCATCCTGCTGTATGAGGCGCAGGAAGGCCGCGGCATTGGCCTGATGGCGAAGCTGCGCGCGTACGAACTGCAGGACGCCGGGCGCGATACGATTCAGGCAAACGTGGAACTGGGGTACCGCGCCGATCATCGCGACTTCACGTTGCCCGCCGAGATTCTGAATCAGCTTGGCATCCGTTCCATTCGGTTGATTACGAATAATCCCGAGAAGGTACAGGCGATGGAAAGCCACGGCATCCACGTGGCCGAGCGCATCAGCGCTGAAGTTGCCGCAGAGCTTACCAGCCAGAAATACCTGGAAGTGAAGCGGGACAAGATGGGTCACCTGATCGGCTCTCTGCTGTAATCCCAGTCACAGGAAAAAGAGAGGCGGCCCGAAGGCCGCCTTTTCATTTGCATTGCAGAACCAGAATTTACTGGCCGGTTTTTGCGGTCATGCTGTTCTCGTCCTGC is a window encoding:
- the ribA gene encoding GTP cyclohydrolase II codes for the protein MQYSRVEKVAEAELPTRWGSFRILGFEGHLAPDATPGPMGKTVDEAVVLIYGDVSTGSPIVRVHSQCLTGDVFHSLRCDCRQQLELALDTITAHGSGILLYEAQEGRGIGLMAKLRAYELQDAGRDTIQANVELGYRADHRDFTLPAEILNQLGIRSIRLITNNPEKVQAMESHGIHVAERISAEVAAELTSQKYLEVKRDKMGHLIGSLL